In Epinephelus lanceolatus isolate andai-2023 chromosome 7, ASM4190304v1, whole genome shotgun sequence, the genomic stretch gtaggtttttttttagaGTTTACTGGCAGTGTGTATGGTGTATTATTCACCTCCCTCCAGCTTTCAACCAGCTAATAAATGAGAGGGCAATGTTTAACTAGCACATAGTGTTGTGGTTATAGCTTTGAATTGTAAAGTAGGCCACTATAAGCACAGGACAAGAGTGTGTATTACCCGGCGTTACAATGTCAGAGCATACTTCACATCATAATAGAAAAACACTCCAAGGAAAACACTTTGGACATTTTGTCACAGTAATGTGCGACCTTTCAAAACTTACAACATGTGCAGTCACATGATTGAGAAAGCTTGATGACGCTGGCCTCCCTTCCAGAAACAGTAcattgtttatctgtctgtacAAAAACCTGATGTTCGTCTAATCTTTTGGCCTCTGATATTTCTCTCTTGCCAGTGCCACCCAACGGTTTGGTCGTGTACTGTGGCACCATTGTGACAGAGGAAGGCAAGGAGAAGAAAGTCAATATCGACTTTGAGCCTTTTAAGCCAATCAACACCTCCCTGTACCTCTGCGACAACAAGTTCCACACCGAGGTGAGAGCTTTTGCTTGGTTTCTGTGTCTGCATACAATATTTTTCATGTACAGACATATATTTCTCTTAGTGTCTTTTGCACTTGCTGTCTGACACATTCTCATCATCCATCCTCCTACCACTCTCCCCTAACACAGGCATTGACAGCCCTGCTCTCTGACGACAGTAAGTTTGGCTTTATTGTGATCGACGGTAGTGGGGCGCTGTTTGGCACACTGCAGGGCAACACCAGAGAGGTGCTGCACAAGTTCACTGTGGACCTACCCAAGAAGCACGGTACTGACCCACAATACTCACACAACACTGAACTTTTGATATTTTCACCGCATGGATCATTAGAGCATTGATTAAATATTACCCAGCattcatttgtgtctcttttcctGTCAAGATTCGTTCTAAAGACTGTCTCTTATTCTGTATGTTTCTGACAGGCAGAGGAGGGCAGTCTGCTCTGCGTTTTGCTCGTCTGAGAATGGAGAAGAGACATAACTATGTGAGAAAGGTGGCTGAGACGGCTGTCCAGCTCTTTGTGTCCAATGACAAAGTTAATGTGGCAGGAATGGTCTTGGCTGGTTCTGCCGACTTCAAGACCGAGCTCAGCCAGTCGGACATGTTCGACCCAGTAAGTTTGTGTCTGTTCTGAAGAGTGTCCGCAGGTCccttttaaaaagtcttaaaatgtcttgaatTCAGCATTGTTAGTATTAGGCTTTAAATAGTCTGATAGTGTCAATTTGTGAGGTcataattgccacaaacattttatcgtatttcatttatgtttcatttctttttgttaAAATTAGTCAAGCTCTCCTGCATGAAAGTCCACATCTCAaagttacaaatctttaaaactaatgctgtctttttactttatacttgcacttacctgttggcaaaatataGATTAGCGTAACTCACATTAATAACCGTATTTCCACATAAGACCTACCTCTTCGCAGGACTGTAAATATACCTCTAAGCTTTATACTTAACTGCAATTCTTGAATAAGAAAGTTCAGTCTGAAACTTGgttaaaactatttaaaaaatgtcttaaaaaacattaaattcaagtgtctgatacctgtagacgcCCTGGTTCTGATAAAAGTCAATGACAATTAAGTATTTactacaaacaaaaaagatacaCACTCTTGTTATACAATAGACTAAATAAATATTATGAATACTCTTATAAAAACATGATATACTTTTCATTTAGTGTAAAGAATTATAGTTTGTGCACCCTGTAGGTAAAGGACTGTTGGGTGGGTTAACTGTGTTTCGCTCACTTGCAGCAGTTTATTCTAAATGCTAAGAGGTCTTATAAACTTTGTATACACTGTATTCTGCCATACCATAATGAAGAGTACGTCTCTCAACCCTGTTTTAAAACCCTCTTTCATTGAAACAGCATTTACACTGCGTCATTTAGTGCAATCTGCAATTTGCTCTTGTCTGTGGGTTGACTTACACCCCAATACACTTTTATTATATTAGTAACCTTTACTTGAATTATTAAGCAATAATAAACGATATTGTAAAGAGCAACATATTAAGTACATAGTATGTTGGATAAAGGATGGAGTATTTACATGATGAACAactaaaatgtttgaaaatgatCCCAGACTCTACTGGGAGGTCATGGCAGCAGTTCTTAAGGCACACTAACCCCTGAGGAAAGGCGGCCCTAACACTGGTAACTGTTGATTGAGCTTCCCACAGATATCCTGCTCCCCACAGATATCCTGCCACAGCTCTGGtggaaacaaaaccagcagcaTGTGTCATTATTGTCAGCATATTTCTTTTGATAGCCTTTACCATATCTCTCATGCTAGGGACTCAGGGATTTAGCTCTCAAGCTGCCGAGTTTGATATGCTTCTGATCATATCACTTGTGTGCCTGCGTGCGGGTATCTCTTCAGTGTGTTTAacccatgtgtgtgtttgttttccacagaggttACAGGCCAAGGTTTTGAAGCTGGTGGACATCTCCTATGGAGGAGAAAATGGTTTCAACCAGGCTATTGAGCTCTCAGCAGAGGTCCTCTCTAATGTCAAGTTCATCCAGGAGAAGAAGCTCATAGGTGAGTTGTCTTAGTGACACACTGGAACAGCTTTGTTTGGACGTCTCCAGTGACAGCTAAAGTAAACAAAGGCTTTTGTTGTGGTCGAGATTTTCTTAATGGTTGTGCCTCTCTACAGGGCGGTACTTTGATGAGATCAGCCAGGACACGGGGAAGTACTGTTTTGGTGTAGAGGACACACTCAAAGCCCTGGAGATGGGAGCAGTGGAGATCCTCATAGTCTACGAGAACTTAGACACCATGCGCTACATTCTACGTGTACATGGGGCCGAGAGCAACGGAGCAGAGAACGGTACACAAATATCACATCTACCTTTGCTGAGAAACAAGGAACATACTGAGATGCAATGTTATGCTATGATGCTATAATTTCAATGTCCGTCCTTTGGTTTTCAGATGAGAAGACTTTGTACTTGACGCCAGAGCAAGAGAAAGACAAGTCCCACTTCACAGACAAGGAGGTGAGCACTGCAAAGAAAGGGCACGTCCCTGTGATCTAAGTTAGACCCATTATCCATCATGCCACGTGTCCCTGACTCTGATTGTGTTTCTAGACGGGGCAGGAACATGAGCTGATCGAGAGCATGCCACTGCTGGAGTGGTTTGCTAACAACTACAAGAAATTTGGAGCCACGCTGGAGATAGTCACAGACAAGAGCCAGGAAGGATCCCAGTTCGTCAAGGGCTTTGGAGGCATCGGGGGTGAGGATGCTGTTGTTTAAGCCACTGTGTGTTTTAGGTTTTCACCATGCTGAATTGACCATGGACAAAATATAAAGAGTACCTTAGAaaagttttcctttttattCCCTGCCCCCTATTTATCTTTGCAACCTGGAATAGTGTAGGAAAACAAGACTCTGTTATCAGCCACATAACAGCTTttgtcacaataaaaacaagagCTGCTTTTCAGGAAAGCTGCTCtacctacatttattttatgcTGAGATCAGCTGCAATTAAGACATTGATAGCCAGGGCTACATGATTACAAGAATGTCACAGGCTAATAATAATCATTGGCTTCACTCCATGAACTCAAGACTATAACCTATACTTACTAGGTTATGGCTGTGACTAATTCACCGTAAAAGACGCCATGTCAGACCATTAGGAAATAACTGTTTACATATACAGCAGTGTAAAATAACAGACTCCTGCGCTTTAACTAAATCCGCTACTTGTTACTGGGCCACTTGATATGGATTCTGATACAGTAGAGGGGACAGACTGTCCCAGTTCagttctcttctctttttttctttgattcaCTTTCCTCCTGTCCTTTGGCCACCCTCTCTGAGTTTTCCTCAGGAGACATGATGAACAAGGCACAGTGAAGACAAATTTAAAGCACCCCAATTTATTGAGCTGTATTTGCACTGTATGTTGTTGTCCTCTTCCTTGAAGTCAGGTAAGCACTAGTAATTCCCTGTGTGATCAGTAACGTTTCACATTATCCTTCATATTCCAAGTGTTTGAATGTTGTTTCAAACATTTGTTTATCCTAAAGAGTGTGTGTTAGTTCATTTTATTTGATATGGGCATCACACTAGCATTAGAGCTGTAACATAAATTTATCTACAAGGACCAAATGCagtgtgtttagtgtttgtAGTGAAATAAACACCTGTCCACAGGAGGCTTTTTTAACTTacgataaaaaagaaaaagtacatcCACAGATACATCcacaaaatacagttttgtTGACAATGTTGTTTCTCTTTTAGCCATGACTCAGTACCTCTATTAAAAATCTAAAATTGTGTTGAATTTTCACTGCAGTTGGTAGACTGAAAAAAGACTGTTCTTCCAAATGAGGATATTGGTAGTCAATACCGTTAAGatattgaccaaaataatttGATCCTTCGATCACTgcaagcatttttttatttattgtgatgTGTGATTGGACCCCTACTGCAGTAGCTACAACCATACAGACTGTGGTGTGATGAAG encodes the following:
- the etf1a gene encoding eukaryotic peptide chain release factor subunit 1-like → MADDPSAADRNVEIWKIKKLIKSLEAARGNGTSMISLIIPPKDQISRVAKMLADEFGTASNIKSRVNRLSVLGAITSVQQRLKLYNKVPPNGLVVYCGTIVTEEGKEKKVNIDFEPFKPINTSLYLCDNKFHTEALTALLSDDSKFGFIVIDGSGALFGTLQGNTREVLHKFTVDLPKKHGRGGQSALRFARLRMEKRHNYVRKVAETAVQLFVSNDKVNVAGMVLAGSADFKTELSQSDMFDPRLQAKVLKLVDISYGGENGFNQAIELSAEVLSNVKFIQEKKLIGRYFDEISQDTGKYCFGVEDTLKALEMGAVEILIVYENLDTMRYILRVHGAESNGAENDEKTLYLTPEQEKDKSHFTDKETGQEHELIESMPLLEWFANNYKKFGATLEIVTDKSQEGSQFVKGFGGIGGILRYRVDFQGMEYQGEDDEFFDLDDY